A genomic window from Nocardioides jiangxiensis includes:
- a CDS encoding heat shock protein transcriptional repressor HspR — translation MAESGRNGGAGRPAHDAAVYVISVAAELTGLHPQTLRTWERLGLVTPGRTGGGGRRYSARDIDLLRQIAELTSSGIGLEGVRRILELEDRAAALAQRNAELQAELDQAREALRQVLNRASASPAPPVAAAPGRLPILRPDTSSSVVVWRRDRG, via the coding sequence ATGGCAGAGTCCGGCCGCAACGGTGGGGCGGGTCGTCCTGCGCACGACGCGGCGGTCTACGTCATCAGCGTCGCCGCGGAGCTCACCGGCCTGCACCCGCAGACCCTGCGCACCTGGGAGCGGCTCGGGCTCGTGACGCCGGGCCGCACCGGTGGCGGTGGCCGCCGCTACTCCGCTCGCGACATCGACCTGCTGCGCCAGATCGCCGAGCTCACGTCCTCCGGGATCGGCCTCGAGGGTGTGCGACGGATCCTCGAGCTCGAGGACCGCGCCGCGGCGCTGGCCCAGCGCAACGCCGAGCTGCAGGCGGAGCTCGACCAGGCACGGGAGGCGCTGCGCCAGGTGCTCAACCGTGCGTCGGCCAGTCCGGCTCCACCGGTCGCCGCGGCACCGGGCCGGCTGCCGATCCTGCGGCCGGACACCTCGTCGTCCGTCGTCGTCTGGCGCCGTGACCGCGGCTGA